Proteins from a genomic interval of Thermoanaerobacterium thermosaccharolyticum DSM 571:
- a CDS encoding GH39 family glycosyl hydrolase, protein MKKFVVDLNGKKVDFPHYFEKCVGSCHAATALREDWRVQIKKVKDAIGFKYVRFHGLLNDDMSVCSKHNGFFVYSFFNIDSIFDYLLSIDMKPFVELSFMPEVLASGTKTVFHYKGNITPPKKYEEWGDLIEALAKHLIERYGIEEVEKWYFEVWNEPNLKDFWSGTKDEYFQLYKTTANAIKRVNNNLKVGGPVTACNAWIADLIDFCNAENVPLDFISTHHYPTDEALGHGLNMEEALAKSPRGITKSMCEKARKEAGSYPLFYTEWNSSPSCRDSYHDDPFAAAFVVKSVFDNAGLVDIYSFWTFSDIFEELPFPSTPFHGGFGLLNIHGIPKPTFRAFELLHRAGDKLITVNQEKNSLVELSAVIDDKKLMLFIYNHNMPLNPIDDEEVRIEIKGLDGWKFAYAERIDENHANPKKEWIEMGSPEYLNQDMIKKLIDKSKLEKEYVEISNEEDKKVIKLFQPKHGVTAITIEF, encoded by the coding sequence ATGAAAAAGTTTGTTGTGGATTTGAATGGTAAAAAAGTTGATTTTCCGCATTATTTCGAAAAGTGCGTTGGTAGCTGTCATGCAGCGACAGCTTTAAGAGAAGATTGGAGAGTTCAGATAAAAAAAGTAAAAGATGCGATAGGCTTTAAATACGTGAGGTTTCATGGCTTACTAAATGATGACATGAGCGTCTGCTCAAAACACAATGGGTTTTTTGTTTATTCATTTTTCAACATAGATTCAATATTTGATTATCTCTTAAGTATTGATATGAAACCTTTTGTAGAGTTAAGTTTTATGCCGGAAGTACTGGCATCTGGCACAAAAACTGTTTTTCATTATAAAGGTAACATAACGCCTCCAAAAAAATATGAAGAATGGGGAGATTTAATAGAGGCGTTAGCCAAACATCTAATTGAAAGATATGGTATTGAAGAAGTCGAAAAATGGTATTTTGAAGTTTGGAATGAACCTAATCTAAAAGATTTTTGGAGTGGAACGAAAGATGAATATTTCCAGTTGTATAAGACAACTGCCAATGCTATTAAAAGAGTCAATAATAATTTAAAAGTTGGCGGTCCTGTTACAGCATGTAATGCATGGATAGCAGATTTAATTGACTTTTGTAATGCTGAGAATGTTCCATTAGATTTTATATCTACACATCATTATCCAACCGATGAAGCGTTAGGACATGGTCTTAATATGGAAGAAGCATTGGCTAAATCTCCACGAGGTATTACTAAATCTATGTGTGAGAAAGCCAGAAAAGAAGCGGGAAGCTATCCTTTGTTTTATACTGAGTGGAATAGTTCCCCAAGTTGCAGAGATAGTTATCATGATGATCCCTTTGCCGCTGCTTTCGTAGTTAAGTCGGTGTTTGATAATGCCGGGCTGGTGGATATCTATTCTTTCTGGACATTTTCAGACATTTTTGAAGAATTGCCTTTTCCATCAACACCTTTCCATGGTGGATTTGGACTTTTAAATATTCACGGTATACCTAAACCAACTTTTAGAGCGTTTGAACTTTTGCATCGCGCTGGAGATAAGTTAATTACAGTAAATCAGGAGAAAAATTCTCTTGTTGAACTTTCAGCTGTAATAGATGATAAAAAACTTATGTTATTTATTTATAACCATAATATGCCTTTAAATCCAATAGATGATGAAGAGGTTAGAATAGAGATCAAAGGTTTAGACGGTTGGAAGTTTGCGTATGCAGAAAGAATAGATGAAAATCATGCGAATCCAAAGAAAGAGTGGATTGAAATGGGTTCACCTGAGTATCTAAATCAAGACATGATTAAAAAATTAATTGATAAGTCGAAATTAGAAAAAGAATACGTTGAAATTTCTAATGAAGAAGATAAGAAAGTTATCAAGCTTTTTCAGCCTAAACATGGAGTAACCGCAATTACTATCGAATTTTAA